The genomic interval gagtctttgattttttggattcctttcacacattttgacttatttgacaatatgtggaacgtgcacacaatttgttatgttttatttattaatattatgaaacatgttatttatagcagttaactcccctagtcgatgaccaccatagatagcaatgcaatctgattaaaaatagccaaggctagtgttgtgtattgggcaaatgtatataagtgcaacttgaccacatgaccagtatcatgtgtttaccacacacagaagtcagttatgtaatagaccattaattccactcccaactttggccacttgccaagatactgaccagtatcagatggggttgtgaaactgtgtaaacagtgaacaccagtccatgtaatactggcctaccacttgtactagttgatttggagttaatacagtaatgcatgtacaaatgagacactaagcctaaaagttaattatatgtgcctctgaaaactTACCAGAcgagtgggttgaaatttacaatctttacttggcatttgaggaaatctgaactctcagggtttggatagaacatccccaaattaacttttctttacactgttgttatttttgttcaatacacaaatattaacctaactttacaaatcctgtacagtaaaggaaactaaatctaagttgatattttaatatgcttgatcctatttatgtattaacattgttttatacatacaaactgtgttgctgtttttcaattaacaagcagattaaaaattaattatatatttttatgtataatttgaattgacaaaattaaatgcaagttgcgtagcaagaattacatgtttgatttattgtcagtgaatcgtgacattttctcaatgtttcagaccaccagtttgtcaaagctatcaaccgcttggatggtcaagctaaatagaattgacccagcaaatcacaactgtcctgttgccatataatattacatatcatattacattggttttttaaatgttgaattctcacgtcatttccataaacatagtatttactggcacagaaacaaaggcttatacatcattatgaattaacatgtgtcaaaaattcaatttgtaagtctctttactggacagtgtgaaaacagaataaactagtgacctgaaaatcaataggggtcatctgcgagtcacaatcaatgtacctatgaagtgtcatgatcctaggcaaaagcgttcttgagttatcatccaaaaatcattttactatttcgggtcaccgtgaccttgacctttgaccttgtgacctcaaaatcaataggggtcatctgcgagtcatgatcaatctacctatgaagtttcatgatcctaggcatatgcgttcttgagttatcatccgaaaaccattttactatttcgggtcaccgtgacctttgacctagtgacctcaaaatcaataggggtcatctgcgagtcttgatcaatctacccatgaagtttcatgatcctaggtgtatgcattcttgagttatcatccggaaaccattttactattgcgggtcaccgtgaccttgacctttgacctagtgacctcaaaatcaataggggtcatctgcaagtcatgatcaatctacccatgaagtttcatgatcctaggcgtatgcgttcttgagttatcatccgaaaaccattttactattttgggtcaccgttaccttgacctttgacctagtgacctcaaaatcaataggggtcatctgcgagtcatgatcaatctacctatgaagtttcatgatcctaggcgtatgcgttcttgacttatcatacgacaaccacctggtggacggaccgaccgaccgacctaccgaccgaccgaccgacatgagcaaagcaatataccccctcttcttcgaaggggggcataaaaatagtacttcccttgtgaaaattatctgtacctgccaaatgatataaaacagaaattatctcaatttaaagcttgttactaCCCAcggaatttgtttttttacctttgaccttgaaggatgaccatgacctttcaccactcaaaatgtgaagcaccatgatatacacatgcatgccaaatatcaagttgctatcttcaatattgaaaaagttatggcaaatgtttaagttttcgtaacATAATCACAGACCgacggacagtttaactgctatatgccaccctaccaggggcataaaaagcacaCAACATAACACTATTCCATAAAGGTTTCAAGATATTTGCACTAAAACTGTTTCCCAGTAATCAATACAGAACGCTTaacatttgatatttatttattaaaatccaTTAATTATTCATTCCCATTTTCTGTGCTTTCCTAAATTATCTTCTATGTGTTCTTCTAGTGTTCTATCAGAATAAAACTTTCTACTGGCTCTCTGCATGTCATAAAAAGCCAGTTGCTTTTCCATTTTTTTTGGATGATCATTCCCAAAGGCGTCTTCCTCAACCTGAAAAACACAATGATCGATTGTTCAACATAAATAATGAGCAGTTAACTGACAGAATTCAATTTACGCAATAATACACTTGTAATTTATTTTGGTTTTTCATCTTTACACTGGAAATGGAGCTTAaagcatatatatgtatatataattatatatatatgaaaagctTTAACTAAGGAAACAAACAAATCCatcttttaacattttgttacaaataaacattaactgtgaagaaaaaaatatatgtttgatgaCTCCTATATCCCTGGTATGAAATCGACAATCCATTTGGATTGAGTGAAATGAGGTTTAAAATCCAGCAACAACCTAAGTGTTTGCCAGGCAGGTTAGGAAAGATGGTCAAAAGTGGTCTTTAAAAACTTTCATGAAAAGTGAGTCTGATGGCAAGGGTAATGAAGATGTTCATATGCAACAACTATGCAAGAATTCAAGTATTGTAGAGTGTTGCTTCTAGATGCAGCTGTCGAATTGAGTTTATCAAGAAATAACCAACTTcaatttttaacaagagcaccacataaggGGTGCCACGCTCGACTACGGgcgcagttttgaataaatgaaggcttgtcagaatttttttattatgctccccgaaaattttcagggagcatatagttgccagtttgaagttcctttcttccttcagtcacacttttgttacagtttctcatagcgccttcaatattttactgatctcgtacatatttggcatgaaggtaccttccatggacctctaccttttgatgaggtttgaggtcactggggtcgaggtcaccgaggctaataatagatttttctgtcacaattttgttacagtttctcatagcaccatcaatatttttccgatctcttacatatttggcatgtacagtAGGTTCCTTCCATGCACCTctgccttttgatgaggtttgaggtgactggaatcaaggtcaaggtcaacgaggctaaaaatagatttttccatcacaattttgttagtttctcatagcgccttcaatattttaccgatctcttacatagttggcatgtaggtaccttgcatggacctctatcttttgaggaggtttgaggtcaatggggtcaaggtcactgaggctaataatatatttttttaggtagTTATTCACACTTAGATCGACAAAgcacatcatcggggagcatccatcagtttcactgatattcttgtttttttatcccccgccagaggcgaagggatattgttttggcgctgtacGTCTGTCTGTCCAGCTgttcgtccggcacttttgtgtccggagccatatcttggaagtgctttggcggatttcattgaaacttcgtataagtatatatatatatatatatatatatatatatatatatatatatatatatatatatatatatatatgcataagaggatgatgcacgccaaatggcattgttgtatcttgaaaaaatgctttttactataggcacttttgtgtccagagccatatcttggaagtgctttggcggatttcattgaaacttggtatgagtatatatatgcataagaggatgatgcacgccaaatggcattgtataccatctgttaaaaacagagttatggcccattgtatcttgaaaaaatgctttttactataggcacttctGCGtctggagcaatatcttggaagtgctttggcggatttcattgaaacttggtatgagtatatatcccccgccagaggcgaagggatattgttttggcgttgtccggctgtccgtccgtccgtcacttttgtgtccagagccatatcttggaagtgcttttgcgtatttcattgaaacttcgtatgagtatatatatgcataagaggatgattcacgccaaatggcattgtacaacatctgtcaaaaccagagttatggccctttgtattttgaaaaaatgcttcataatataggcacttttgtgtccggagccatatcttggaagtgctttgggggatttaattgaaacttggtatgagtatatatctcccgccagaggcggagggatattgttttggcgttgtccggctgtccgtccgtcacttttgtgtccggagccatatcttggaagtgatttggcggatttcattgaaacttagtatgagtataaatatatatggataagaggatgatgcacaccaaatggcattgtacatcatctgtaaataacggagttattgaagagaaaattaagtgtatataaacattgaatgtttttgtggaaaacgcacgactttTTAATTTACCTTAATAAATTTTGAAGGCTCAAGAACCttcctctgtcttagttttgagttattgtcctccggccgtccatctgtcagtatgttcatccgtccgatttgcacccatcctcaaacaaagcatatattgcgggggatattaattctacgaatttgtttgtttaaaggtcacagtgaccttgatctttgacctattgacccaaaaAAGGGCGTGGCATGTAGAACAAATCtatgtgcagctacatatgaagttttaaagttgtaggttgaagcactttgattttagagccaatgttaaaaaccttcacaaaatgttaaggttttggaATGACGCATAAGACACGACACAacgatgacgagctggctatgacaatacctcaggttttctccaaaaacagccgaacTAAAagtccagtgattttttttggcTTTGTATTtcacagcctgtgccttttggctTGGGAAAAAAAAGCAGGATAAACCAGAAATTGGGAAAATGAAACACTTGTAATGACATTATTTATAACAGTATTCCTATTGtttattaatacaatcatattacactgcttttcaaatttaataatataaaaaaagagctgtcagaggacagcgcgctcaactgtTCGAGTGCttaacagtataacgtaagccatcatggggaaattgttcatattaaattatttattagacgatctttcaaaataaaaataggaaaaaaaaaattgggggggggggttgagagggggtataatttggggggtggtcatttattagacgatctttcaaaaataagaaaggaaaaaaaattgggggggggggggtaggaagGGGAGTAGGGGtgtgtgagaggggggtataatgtagggtagggtaatttattagatgatgttaaaaaaattgggaggggggaaaggggggtataatgtggggtagggtaatttattagatgttaacaaaaaaaaattggtggtgtggggggggggggcggaggttggggggggggggtaggggggtgagaggggggtataatgtggggtggggtaatttattagatgatgtttaaacaaaaaatattttgggggGAGGAGGTttggattctgggtaggggcgtggggtattgtttgggtggaatctattgtggtattcagtattcaggtaagtgttgttttgtcaaagtaataataaaatgtgatcataaataaagaagttatggcaatttaagcaaaatgttcaattatctaagtgtaaaaggggccataattatgtcaaaatgcttgatacagtgatttgctcttgtttataggttggggtcatgttggtaaacaagtatgcaaaatataaaagcaatatgtcaaaggatataggaaatatttggggtagtacacaaagtttaacatagatttatgaataatatgcatattctaagtgtaaaaggggcaataattatgtcaaaatgcttgatagagttgtctgctcttgtttataggttggggtcatgatggtaaacaagtatgcaaaatatgaaagcaatacgtcaagggacattgaaaatatttggtgtagtacgcaaactttaacatttgctgcatattctaagtggacaaggggccataattatgacaaaatgcttgatagagttgtctgctcttgtttataggttcgggtcatgttggtaaacaagtatggaaaatatgaaagcaatataacaagggacaatgaaaataattaaggtagtacgaaaactttaacatttgcacgctaacggaaacgccacggaaacgccgacgccggggtgagtaggatagcgccactatatatatttcatatataatagtcgagctaaaaatggctacataattatataactgtatataaaactcaataaaccaattattgagtttattggaaaagcaTAGCAtcttttttgggggaaattttcaggaaaaaatgttactttttgccatttGTGAGTtctgggaggggggggggcacagTCAAAATAGGTCAACTGGATGTTGGGTGCTATTGGTTAATAGAGACTGGTAAGAGCAAAGTAAAGTCATTTAGCAAAGATATTAAACTTATTTGTAGCAAGGAGTGTTGGCACCAGAATGATGCAATATTACATTCCACTATATACAGTGAGCCATTTGAACAATGCGCCCATTTGAACAATGCGGGTGGATAGAAAAGATTTGTAAGAAACAAATTAGCAAGTATCAAATAGTTGTAGCCAATGGAAcaaattgtaaaatgtattttaaggaAAGACAGACAAGGCAATGCCTATATGCATCCCTTATCAGCATGCAGGGGTCATACAAATAACTTGTGTGTAATTATTATCTTGATATGTAATACTGATATCATCACACTTAAGACAGTGGTTCATTCTATCGACTAGGTTACAGGTATAAAAATAATGTCTGATAATGAGATGATTAAAATGTATCaatagaaacaagagggccagaaAGGCCCGAAAATCTctcctgagataacaagatattattgggacaaatcttcttaccaagtttcatgaagatcagaaaataaatgtggcctctagagtgttaacaaggttttaccatagccatataaggaaaaatgccccgccccctggcaaccatgtttttcaaccaaccggcatcatttttgaactctttcaagatattatcgggatgaatcttctgaccaagtttcatgaagatcggactgtaaatgtggcctctagagtgttaacaagattttactatagccatattaggaaaaatgccccgccccttggaagccatgtttttcaagcgaacataattattttcgaactcatccgagatatcatagagaccaatcttctgaccaaatttcatgaagagtgataacaaggtttaactaaagccatatatagccatgtaaggaaaaatggcccgcccctggtggccatgctttaaaagcaaccaaaatcattttggaactcatccaagatatcattgggacaaatcttctgaccaagtttcatgatgatcgaaaaataaatgtgacctctagagtgttaacaaggttttactatagccatataaggaaaaatgccccgccccacgtggtggccatgtttttcaaccaactgtcatcatttttgaaatcatccaagatattattgggatgaatcttctgaccaagtttcatgaagataagacaataaatgtggcctcgagattgttaacaagattttactatagccatatacagccatatacatgtaaatgccctgctccttggcagccatgtttttcaagcaaacgtaaccattttctaactcatccaagatatcattgagaccaatcttctaaccaaatttcatgaagattggacaataaatgtggtctctagagagttaacaaggcaaatgttgatgatacACAactgacaaaaggcaatcacaaaagctcacaatgagcacgttgagctcaggtgagctaaaaacatgccTTAGTTAAATATGGATTGTTGAGATATCTGTTATTTTGTTCCTCCATCATTAGAAAATTGACTGCTCCCATTTTCTGAGATACTTTAACTGGTTTGAACTTCTGATttttcctgaaaaaaaaagattactAAAACAATGAACAACAATGTTATGTCCAAATTGTAGATATAAAGGATTATAAAATGCCTTTATTGGTTTGCTAGTGTTGTTAGGTTATTCCATCTGTAAGTTGATTTTACAACATTTGCCTGTACAGTAATTGCCAGAAGAGAAGAGTGCTAGGTGCAAACTAGAACCCCTTGCACCAAGGTGCAAACTAGAACCCCTTGCACCATTACACTACCATAACATTTTACAAACCAAGTTAAATAAATGGGGCAACTGGTTCTTACTCATGCACAATACAACATGTGGACCCTGATGATCCCGTTATGCTCACCTAAGAAACTGTACCTAAGTGGTAAATCACTCGAGACCCATGATTTTGGTCTGTATTTGGAAACAGAACAATTTAAACACATCTTTTTATGCAAGCCAACACCAAGAGCAACACTTTTTGAACTTGAATATGACAAaagaatttgatttaaaattgtaacatgTGATAATCTGACTAACTTATGTGCAAGGTGAGAATAAAAGAATTAATGCATGTAGATAGGACGCTTCAGCATGTTGGGTAGGTATGGATTAATTTTTTTGCATGTGAAAATAGTGAAAAATGCTTTACCGGTAGTTCAATTAAAGTGGTATAATGGTCATTTTTCATTGTGGAATTgagcttaaaagaattaacaggtcaaaagagttagttaaaatatggttactgaccaattatctgcaactcatcttggttccagttgttaataaaaaacgtatgttatattctatattttacgtgacctgtgagtcttctaagccgaaatgatccgtaaaacaaaatagtgtcgtatgaacgaatctgcactaaaaccaaatttagattcacatcgttaatcgaatcatttctgtcttcagttgtcaaaacgaaagtacggttgatattcaaatgcattgtttttctctttcccggatattgttttgatatgttgatgctgcattaacaattttaagtgtatataaagtgaaaacaccaaaaaataaacaatgtttgcgatagacacctatcaactgatagatgcccataatatcactttaatatttcAATGCCATAATTCTAGGTAGTTTCTTTCACCATGAAAACATTAATTCAACAACCAATAAGACTCATATGAATATTTAGGGGTGCAACGACACAATAGGAATGTTGCAGGCAGGCAAGTCATTTTTTAAGTTGAGTTTTATCAAAATAGAGAcctaaatgtggcttctagagtgataACATTTGTTTTCTAATGTTTGATCTGTTAAACTGGATATATTGCCAGGATAAATATTCTTACTATGTTTCATCATTATTTAGTCTTTAATGTGGCCTCTTTGGTGGTAAAAAGGTTGTTTCCTAATACATTTCTCTTAtacgattataaataacagtataccatttaatgaaatgtttatatgtGCATGTTTTACTGCTTTcttaaactctttttttttcaagccatataaggaaaaatgcccgcacctggcatatttttcaagcaactggaaccatttttgaactcttccaagatataattggaacaaaccttctgaccaagtttgatgatgatcggacaataaatgtagcctcttgagtgttaacaaggttttactcaagCTACCCCTGGCagcatatttttcaagcaactgtaaccatttttgtactcttccaagatataattgggagaAATCTTCTGATGATCAGACAAtgatagagtgttaacaaggttttactatagccatatactgAAAAATTGACGCCACATGCAGGTGGCAAAGTTTTCAACCATTGAAccagaaacattttcaaactcgtccaagatatcattggctcAAGtcctctgaccaaattttatgaagattggcaaataaatattgcctctagagtattaagacaaatgttgacaacagacaaaaggggatcacaaaagctcgccATCAGCACATTGTacacaggtgagcttaaaatacgACTTATACATTGCAGTGCATGCATTTTGAGAGAGGCAAAATGCCCATGACTATGTTGTTGaacatgtaatattttaaaaaatattggtgAGAGGGGGTGGGGCAGATAGGAGTTACCCGCTAAACCTACTCCATCAAATACTGGGTCatcttaaaacaataaattatagtGAACATAAGTGTTACGGGTAATTGTGCTAGAAgcatgaatgaaaaataattttaaaccagTTTTTAGGGGTTAAAATTAGTATTATTCATAAAAAGATAacgatataattaaaacatattactTTAACTTATGTTCCTTTAAATTAATCATTTTGTATGCatatattattgtcccctactggtgataccagaggggacttatggtttgcgctttgtgtgtccgtcagtcagtctgtcacacttttctggatcctgtgataactttaaaagttcttcatattttttcatgaaacttgaaacatggatagatggcaatatggacattatgcacatcatttcattttgttcctaagtcaaaaattctggttgctatggcaacaaatagactagaaatactgttaaaaatggtgt from Dreissena polymorpha isolate Duluth1 chromosome 1, UMN_Dpol_1.0, whole genome shotgun sequence carries:
- the LOC127853428 gene encoding uncharacterized protein LOC127853428 — translated: MRLTQLLLVSFVKKKSTPGLTYHGKNQKFKPVKVSQKMGAVNFLMMEEQNNRYLNNPYLTKVEEDAFGNDHPKKMEKQLAFYDMQRASRKFYSDRTLEEHIEDNLGKHRKWE